One genomic segment of Rivularia sp. PCC 7116 includes these proteins:
- the serA gene encoding phosphoglycerate dehydrogenase, translating to MSKVLVSDSIDQAGIDILSQVASVDVKLGLKPEELQQIIGEYDALMIRSGTRVTQEVVEAATNLKIIGRAGVGVDNVDVPAATRRGIVVVNSPEGNTIAAAEHALAMMMALSRNIADANASVKQGEWNRKTFVGAEVYKKTLGIVGLGKIGSHVASVAKAMGMKLLAFDPFISTERAEQMGVHLVDMDLLIQQADYVTLHIPKTPETTHLINAEMLAKMKPNARIINCARGGIIDEEALAAALKEGKIKGAALDVYESEPLGESPLKALGKEVVLTPHLGASTTEAQVNVAIDVAEQIRDVLLGLPARSAVNIPGLNPNVLEELKPYMQLAETLGNLVGQLAGGRVELLNVSLQGELATNKSQPLVIASLKGLLYQALRERVNYVNANIEAKERGIRVIETRDDSVKDYAGSLHLEATGNLGTHAVTGALLGDGEIRITNLDSFPINVPPNRYMLFTVHRDMPGIIGKIGSLLGSFNVNIASMQVGRKIVRGDAVMVISIDDPLPDGILKEITKVAGIRDAYTVTL from the coding sequence ATGTCTAAGGTTCTAGTTTCCGATTCAATTGACCAAGCAGGGATTGACATCCTATCCCAAGTTGCTAGCGTTGATGTCAAGTTAGGTTTAAAACCAGAAGAATTACAGCAAATTATTGGTGAATATGATGCCCTGATGATTCGTTCTGGGACTCGCGTTACTCAAGAAGTTGTTGAAGCAGCCACAAATCTCAAAATTATCGGTCGTGCGGGTGTAGGTGTTGATAATGTAGATGTACCCGCAGCTACGCGGCGAGGAATTGTAGTCGTAAATTCCCCTGAAGGTAATACCATTGCCGCAGCCGAACATGCCTTGGCAATGATGATGGCTTTATCTCGAAATATTGCAGATGCCAACGCTTCGGTGAAACAGGGAGAATGGAACCGCAAAACTTTTGTCGGTGCTGAGGTTTATAAAAAAACTTTAGGTATTGTCGGTTTAGGTAAAATTGGTTCTCATGTTGCCAGCGTTGCTAAAGCAATGGGAATGAAATTACTGGCTTTTGACCCTTTTATTTCTACCGAAAGAGCCGAACAAATGGGCGTTCATTTGGTAGATATGGATTTGCTAATCCAGCAAGCTGATTACGTGACGCTGCACATCCCAAAAACTCCAGAAACTACTCATTTAATTAACGCCGAAATGTTGGCGAAGATGAAACCCAACGCTCGCATTATCAATTGCGCTCGCGGCGGAATCATTGATGAAGAAGCTTTGGCAGCAGCTCTCAAGGAAGGTAAAATCAAAGGCGCAGCTTTGGATGTTTACGAATCCGAACCTTTAGGTGAATCTCCTTTAAAAGCTTTAGGTAAAGAAGTTGTTCTCACGCCGCATTTAGGAGCATCAACTACAGAAGCCCAAGTAAACGTTGCCATTGACGTTGCCGAACAAATCCGTGATGTACTTTTGGGTTTGCCAGCGCGTTCTGCGGTAAACATTCCAGGACTAAATCCCAATGTTTTGGAAGAACTCAAACCCTATATGCAGCTTGCAGAAACATTAGGCAACTTAGTAGGGCAACTTGCTGGTGGTAGAGTTGAATTACTCAACGTCAGCTTGCAAGGAGAACTGGCAACTAACAAGAGCCAACCTTTAGTTATTGCTTCTCTCAAAGGATTGCTTTACCAAGCTTTGCGCGAAAGAGTGAATTATGTAAATGCCAACATTGAAGCCAAAGAAAGAGGAATTCGTGTCATTGAAACGCGGGATGATTCTGTTAAAGATTACGCCGGTTCGCTGCATTTAGAAGCTACGGGTAACTTAGGAACTCATGCTGTCACCGGTGCTTTGTTGGGTGATGGAGAAATTCGGATTACTAACCTTGATAGTTTTCCTATCAACGTACCACCAAATCGGTATATGCTATTTACCGTACACCGCGATATGCCCGGAATTATCGGTAAAATCGGTTCTTTGCTCGGCAGTTTTAACGTTAATATCGCCAGTATGCAGGTAGGACGCAAAATTGTTCGGGGTGATGCGGTAATGGTTATAAGTATAGATGACCCATTGCCAGACGGAATTTTGAAAGAGATTACCAAAGTAGCCGGTATTCGAGATGCATATACGGTAACTTTATAA
- a CDS encoding stage II sporulation protein M, translated as MDIQRWIARREPNWQRLDSLLNQIEKKGFNSLRRKEVKELSSLYHLVVGDLTSARTQNLNHHLIQNLQALKTRACKQVDRGWRRQKYLRALKFYSWGLPATVQQTFPYIVVTTALFILGILVAWLYIWQDPNFISLILPSRIVSKVREDGELWMDSIVGVEPLICSGITINHNLKVCFSAIAGGITAGAFTVYVIVFNGLLIGAVANLVSQNNLAYPFWAFIFPHGSLELPAIILAGSAGLLISKAILFPGKYCHLDAMKFYGSQAIKLVFGIVPMLVIAGLIEGFMSPNPNIPNPIKYLTGIGLLMTLIVYFSRKSANS; from the coding sequence ATGGATATTCAACGCTGGATTGCAAGACGAGAACCAAATTGGCAACGCTTGGACTCCTTGTTGAATCAAATCGAAAAAAAAGGTTTCAATTCCCTCAGAAGAAAAGAAGTCAAAGAATTATCAAGTCTATACCATTTAGTAGTCGGAGATTTAACATCCGCTCGCACCCAAAATTTAAATCATCATTTGATACAAAATTTACAAGCTTTGAAAACTCGTGCCTGTAAACAAGTTGATCGAGGTTGGCGAAGGCAAAAATATTTGAGAGCTTTAAAATTTTATAGCTGGGGATTACCTGCAACAGTACAACAAACTTTTCCTTATATTGTGGTGACTACTGCTTTATTTATCTTAGGTATATTAGTCGCTTGGTTGTATATTTGGCAAGACCCTAACTTTATCTCACTAATATTACCATCAAGAATAGTTTCCAAAGTTCGTGAGGATGGTGAATTATGGATGGATTCAATTGTAGGTGTTGAACCTTTGATATGTTCTGGAATTACAATTAATCATAATCTGAAAGTTTGTTTTAGTGCCATTGCCGGTGGAATTACTGCCGGGGCATTCACAGTTTATGTAATAGTATTTAATGGTCTACTTATTGGCGCAGTCGCAAATCTGGTAAGTCAAAATAATTTAGCTTATCCTTTTTGGGCGTTTATTTTTCCACATGGTTCCTTAGAATTACCTGCGATCATTCTTGCTGGAAGTGCAGGATTATTAATTAGCAAAGCAATATTATTTCCTGGAAAATATTGCCATCTAGATGCTATGAAATTTTATGGCTCCCAAGCTATTAAATTGGTCTTTGGGATTGTGCCAATGTTAGTTATTGCTGGTTTAATTGAAGGATTTATGTCCCCTAACCCAAACATTCCTAACCCAATTAAATATTTAACTGGAATCGGTTTATTAATGACTTTAATCGTTTATTTTAGCCGAAAGTCAGCGAACAGTTAG
- a CDS encoding two-component regulator propeller domain-containing protein, with protein MVFFSQRSNLIICSILGLVALSGFSDRVLAQKLLRVNPSEVTPSYPVSPPPPRRKPLPVQRRRIENLKETDFRVKALQPDYTGNLWVGYGRGLTRINPNTGEILARVNLPNRAIGAMVQDKVGRLWVGSYEGLKRVDPRSNEITAQNLFLPSKRVLSLQVDKRGYVWAGTDSGLALISPDEGLIMTTLKKLPGVSANAMTTDAEGHLWVGTLDGLVRVDTAKATVMKHIKDLPGTTVQTLAIDSLGLIWAGTPNNLLVINPKNGSILRSVTRLRGKNVTSISFADDKSVWVGTDNGLLRLNPYTGALLDEVAGLPSSRIISIAPDVGNKLWIGTSEGLAWLMPKMERAKPHLAFTRAVQ; from the coding sequence GTGGTGTTTTTTAGTCAGCGTAGTAATTTAATAATTTGTTCAATATTGGGTTTAGTAGCACTTTCAGGATTTAGCGATCGCGTGTTGGCGCAGAAACTTCTCCGCGTTAATCCATCGGAAGTAACTCCTTCTTATCCTGTTTCACCACCACCACCGCGCAGAAAACCTTTACCAGTTCAAAGACGACGAATAGAAAATTTAAAGGAAACTGATTTTCGCGTCAAAGCTTTGCAGCCAGATTATACGGGTAATCTCTGGGTTGGTTACGGACGGGGTTTAACCCGGATTAATCCAAATACCGGGGAAATTTTAGCTCGCGTTAATTTACCGAATCGCGCTATCGGTGCGATGGTGCAAGATAAAGTTGGACGCTTGTGGGTTGGTAGTTATGAAGGATTGAAGCGAGTCGATCCCCGCAGTAACGAAATTACAGCCCAGAATTTATTTTTACCTTCCAAAAGAGTATTATCTTTACAAGTTGATAAACGCGGTTATGTTTGGGCTGGTACCGATAGCGGTTTGGCTTTGATTAGTCCTGATGAAGGGTTAATTATGACTACCTTGAAAAAACTTCCCGGTGTCAGCGCTAATGCCATGACAACGGACGCTGAAGGACATCTTTGGGTTGGAACTTTGGATGGTTTGGTGCGAGTTGACACCGCCAAAGCTACTGTGATGAAGCATATTAAAGATTTACCCGGTACAACCGTTCAAACATTAGCAATTGACTCTTTAGGCTTAATTTGGGCAGGTACCCCAAATAACTTACTGGTTATCAACCCAAAAAATGGTTCTATATTACGTTCTGTTACGCGGCTGCGCGGAAAGAATGTAACATCTATAAGTTTTGCTGATGATAAAAGTGTTTGGGTTGGTACAGATAACGGTTTGTTAAGATTAAATCCATATACAGGAGCATTATTAGATGAAGTCGCCGGACTTCCTTCCAGTAGAATTATTTCTATTGCTCCGGATGTTGGTAACAAACTATGGATTGGCACCAGTGAAGGTTTAGCTTGGTTAATGCCGAAAATGGAAAGAGCAAAACCGCACCTTGCTTTTACTCGCGCAGTGCAATGA
- a CDS encoding chaperonin family protein RbcX, which translates to MNIKQIAKDTAKMLQSYLTYQAVRTVSAQINETNPYVAAWLHRFSTKERIQDGEKYIEQLFLEKPELALRIMTVRQHLAEEMTEFLPEMVSTGIMQANMEHRRHHLERITQLDLSNPSTEESQKSDSSSDETSS; encoded by the coding sequence ATGAATATAAAGCAAATTGCCAAAGACACAGCCAAGATGCTGCAAAGCTACTTGACATATCAGGCAGTTAGGACGGTGTCGGCTCAAATTAATGAAACGAATCCCTATGTTGCGGCTTGGCTGCATCGCTTTTCTACCAAAGAAAGAATCCAAGATGGTGAAAAGTATATTGAGCAGTTATTCCTAGAGAAGCCAGAATTGGCTTTGCGGATAATGACAGTCAGGCAGCACTTAGCGGAAGAAATGACTGAATTTTTGCCGGAAATGGTTAGCACTGGAATAATGCAAGCTAACATGGAACATCGTCGTCATCATCTTGAACGGATTACGCAATTAGATTTATCTAACCCCAGTACTGAAGAATCACAAAAATCAGATAGTAGCTCGGATGAGACTTCGAGTTAA
- the fabG gene encoding 3-oxoacyl-[acyl-carrier-protein] reductase: protein MELMPENLQSLREQVAVVTGASRGIGRAIAQELAKLGASVVVNYASSSKAADELVAEITAAGGSAIALQADVSSSEEVDKLINTVLEKFKKIDILVNNAGITRDTLLLRMKPEDWQAVINLNLTGVFLCTRAVSKGMLKKRSGRIINIASVAGQMGNPGQANYSAAKAGVIGLTKTLAKEFASRGITVNAVSPGFIETDMTSELKSEEILKAIPLGRYGKPEEIAGMVRFLAADTAAAYITGQVFNVDGGMVMA, encoded by the coding sequence ATGGAACTAATGCCTGAAAATTTGCAGAGCTTACGCGAACAAGTTGCTGTTGTTACTGGTGCTTCGCGAGGAATTGGACGAGCAATCGCTCAAGAATTAGCAAAATTAGGAGCAAGTGTAGTAGTTAACTATGCTAGCTCCAGCAAGGCGGCGGATGAACTCGTAGCTGAAATTACCGCAGCCGGAGGAAGTGCGATCGCGCTGCAAGCGGACGTTTCCTCATCGGAAGAAGTAGACAAGTTGATTAATACTGTTTTAGAAAAATTTAAGAAAATCGATATTTTGGTTAACAACGCTGGAATTACTCGCGATACTTTACTCTTACGCATGAAGCCAGAAGATTGGCAAGCTGTAATAAATCTTAATTTAACCGGCGTATTTTTATGTACTCGTGCTGTCAGTAAAGGTATGTTGAAAAAACGTTCTGGAAGGATTATAAATATTGCTTCAGTTGCCGGACAAATGGGCAATCCCGGACAAGCTAACTACAGTGCAGCAAAAGCGGGAGTTATCGGTTTAACTAAAACTCTAGCTAAAGAATTTGCTTCTCGCGGTATAACGGTTAATGCAGTTTCACCAGGTTTTATCGAAACTGACATGACAAGCGAACTAAAATCAGAAGAAATTCTTAAAGCGATTCCTTTAGGACGTTACGGCAAGCCAGAAGAAATTGCTGGGATGGTACGTTTTCTTGCCGCAGATACAGCCGCAGCATATATTACCGGACAAGTTTTCAATGTAGATGGCGGAATGGTGATGGCTTAA
- the trxA gene encoding thioredoxin encodes MATKKEFNSFEEMLSGSDVPVLVDFYADWCGPCQMMAPILDKVNSQLQGKIRIVKIDTEKYPALASQYEIYALPTLVLFKQGKPVDKIEGVMQAPQLVQHLQTFM; translated from the coding sequence ATGGCTACCAAAAAGGAATTCAATAGCTTTGAAGAGATGTTATCTGGTTCTGATGTACCAGTACTAGTTGATTTTTACGCTGACTGGTGCGGCCCTTGTCAGATGATGGCACCAATTTTAGATAAAGTGAATTCGCAACTCCAAGGAAAAATAAGAATCGTTAAAATTGATACAGAAAAATATCCGGCGCTAGCAAGTCAATATGAAATCTACGCTCTCCCTACTTTGGTACTGTTCAAGCAAGGGAAGCCGGTAGATAAAATTGAAGGTGTAATGCAAGCACCGCAATTAGTTCAGCATTTACAAACATTTATGTAA
- the prmA gene encoding 50S ribosomal protein L11 methyltransferase, translated as MAKTWWELQILCSPEIEDSVYWRLEEFGCRGTASQKKGNVVSVQAYLPQFQAHLLDLAALSLWLRQDALCFETSLPSLQWKLIDEEDWSSSWKKHWEPQEIGDRFLINPSWIPVPENTERLIIQLDPGSAFGTGAHATTQLCLESLEMRFSGLPESFVNSAEKKQDVVIADIGCGSGILSIGALLLGAEKAYAVDVDSLAVRATTENREINGFPPERLIVGQGSVEAVQQMLTQPVDGIVCNILAEIIMEILPAMSEIIKPTTWGIFSGILLEQSNAVTDVLEKNGWMVATLWKRKEWCCLNVRRQ; from the coding sequence GTGGCAAAAACTTGGTGGGAATTACAAATTTTATGTTCTCCAGAAATTGAAGATTCTGTATATTGGCGACTGGAGGAATTCGGCTGTCGGGGAACTGCTAGTCAAAAAAAAGGTAATGTTGTTTCGGTACAAGCTTATTTACCGCAATTTCAAGCACATTTACTGGACTTAGCTGCTCTATCGCTGTGGCTGCGTCAAGATGCACTTTGCTTTGAAACTTCTTTACCTTCCTTACAGTGGAAGTTAATTGATGAAGAAGACTGGTCGAGTAGTTGGAAAAAACACTGGGAACCCCAAGAAATTGGCGATCGCTTTCTAATTAATCCCTCTTGGATACCTGTCCCGGAAAACACAGAAAGGTTAATTATACAGTTAGATCCCGGTTCAGCTTTTGGTACTGGTGCTCATGCAACAACCCAACTTTGTTTAGAATCTTTAGAAATGCGTTTTAGCGGTTTACCAGAATCTTTCGTTAATTCCGCAGAAAAAAAACAAGATGTGGTAATTGCTGATATTGGTTGTGGCTCCGGTATTCTTTCTATCGGAGCTTTATTGCTGGGAGCAGAAAAAGCCTATGCAGTCGATGTTGATTCGTTAGCGGTAAGAGCAACTACAGAAAACCGTGAAATCAACGGCTTTCCTCCAGAACGCTTAATTGTAGGGCAAGGAAGTGTAGAAGCAGTACAGCAAATGCTTACTCAACCAGTAGATGGTATAGTTTGCAATATATTGGCAGAAATTATTATGGAAATCCTTCCTGCCATGAGCGAAATTATTAAACCAACTACCTGGGGTATTTTTAGCGGTATTTTATTAGAACAATCCAACGCTGTCACAGATGTTTTAGAAAAGAATGGCTGGATGGTTGCGACTTTATGGAAGCGCAAAGAATGGTGTTGTTTGAATGTGAGAAGACAATGA
- a CDS encoding form I ribulose bisphosphate carboxylase large subunit yields MSYSQTRTQSKSGYEAGVKDYRLTYYTPDYTPKDTDLLAAFRMTPQPGVPPEEAGAAVAAESSTGTWTTVWTDLLTDLDRYKGRCYDIEPVRGEDNQYICYVAYPLDLFEEGSVTNVLTSIVGNVFGFKALRALRLEDLRIPVAYLKTFQGPPHGIQVERDKLNKYGRPLLGCTIKPKLGLSAKNYGRAVYECLRGGLDFTKDDENINSAPFQRWRDRFTFVADAIYKAQAETGEIKGHYLNVTAPTCEQMLQRAEYAKELGMPIVMHDYLTAGFTANTTLAHWCRDNGLLLHIHRAMHAVIDRQKNHGIHFRVLAKCLRMSGGDHIHTGTVVGKLEGERGITMGFVDLLRENYVEQDKSRGIYFTQDWASMPGVMAVASGGIHVWHMPALLEIFGDDSVLQFGGGTLGHPWGNAPGATANRVALEACVQARNEGRSLAREGNDIIREACKWSPELAAACELWKEIKFEFEAMDTV; encoded by the coding sequence ATGTCTTACTCTCAAACGAGAACTCAGTCTAAATCAGGGTATGAAGCTGGGGTAAAAGATTATAGATTAACTTATTACACCCCCGACTACACTCCTAAGGATACAGACCTTTTGGCGGCTTTCCGGATGACTCCTCAACCCGGAGTACCTCCAGAAGAAGCTGGTGCTGCTGTGGCTGCTGAATCTTCTACAGGTACCTGGACAACTGTATGGACTGACTTGCTTACCGACCTAGATCGTTACAAAGGTCGTTGCTACGACATCGAGCCAGTTCGCGGTGAAGATAATCAGTACATTTGTTACGTAGCTTATCCTTTGGATTTATTTGAAGAAGGTTCTGTAACCAACGTTTTAACCTCTATCGTAGGTAACGTATTTGGTTTCAAAGCTCTACGTGCGCTACGTTTGGAAGATTTACGTATACCTGTTGCTTATCTAAAGACTTTCCAAGGACCTCCTCACGGTATCCAGGTTGAGCGCGACAAGTTGAACAAGTATGGTCGTCCTCTATTGGGTTGTACCATTAAGCCTAAGTTAGGTTTATCCGCTAAGAACTACGGACGCGCTGTATACGAGTGCTTGCGCGGTGGTTTGGATTTCACCAAAGATGACGAAAACATTAACTCCGCTCCTTTCCAAAGATGGAGAGACCGTTTTACTTTCGTTGCTGATGCTATCTACAAAGCACAAGCAGAAACCGGCGAAATCAAAGGTCACTACTTGAACGTAACCGCTCCGACTTGCGAGCAAATGCTCCAACGGGCTGAGTATGCAAAAGAGTTAGGAATGCCCATCGTAATGCATGACTACCTGACCGCAGGTTTCACCGCTAACACTACTTTGGCTCACTGGTGTCGCGACAACGGTTTGTTGCTCCACATCCACAGAGCAATGCACGCAGTAATTGACCGTCAAAAGAACCACGGTATTCACTTCCGCGTATTGGCTAAGTGCTTGAGAATGTCTGGTGGTGACCACATTCACACAGGTACTGTGGTTGGTAAATTAGAAGGTGAACGCGGTATCACAATGGGTTTTGTTGACCTATTGCGTGAAAACTACGTTGAGCAAGACAAGTCTCGCGGTATTTACTTTACACAAGATTGGGCTTCCATGCCCGGAGTAATGGCTGTTGCTTCCGGTGGTATCCACGTATGGCACATGCCCGCACTATTAGAAATATTCGGTGATGACTCCGTACTCCAGTTTGGTGGTGGTACTTTGGGTCACCCTTGGGGTAACGCTCCTGGTGCAACTGCAAACCGCGTTGCTTTAGAAGCTTGCGTTCAAGCACGTAACGAAGGACGTAGCTTGGCTCGTGAAGGTAACGATATTATTCGCGAAGCTTGTAAGTGGTCTCCTGAATTAGCTGCTGCTTGCGAACTATGGAAAGAAATTAAATTCGAGTTCGAGGCAATGGATACCGTCTAA
- the panB gene encoding 3-methyl-2-oxobutanoate hydroxymethyltransferase, whose product MAITIQKLIQYKQQQRPIVVLTAWDYLIAQLLDECGVDLILVGDSMAVALGYQNTLPISLEEMLYHAKAVRRGVNQALMVVDLPFMTYQESVTQAMHSAGRVLKETGASAVKLEGGYPEMIDTVSRLVRAGIPVMGHVGLTPQSVNQIGLRQKGKTQESRNRILQEAIALEQAGVFSIVLEHIPADLALEITQKISIPTIGIGAGSDCDGQVLVTSDLLGLSEKQPPFAKVYTNLRQTITQAVGEFSQEVREGKF is encoded by the coding sequence ATGGCTATTACTATCCAAAAGTTAATTCAATACAAACAGCAGCAGCGTCCGATTGTCGTTTTAACTGCTTGGGATTATTTAATTGCTCAATTGCTGGATGAGTGTGGAGTCGATTTGATTTTGGTTGGTGACTCGATGGCTGTGGCTTTGGGTTATCAAAATACTCTACCGATTTCTTTGGAAGAAATGTTATATCATGCAAAAGCCGTCAGACGCGGGGTGAATCAAGCTTTGATGGTAGTTGATTTACCATTTATGACTTATCAAGAAAGCGTTACACAAGCTATGCATTCGGCGGGTAGGGTATTAAAAGAAACTGGAGCTTCTGCTGTCAAATTAGAAGGCGGATATCCGGAAATGATAGATACTGTGTCTCGTTTGGTACGTGCCGGAATTCCGGTGATGGGACACGTTGGTTTAACTCCACAGTCAGTAAATCAAATTGGTTTGCGTCAGAAGGGTAAAACCCAAGAGTCGCGGAACAGAATTTTACAAGAGGCGATCGCCTTAGAACAAGCGGGTGTTTTTTCTATAGTTTTGGAGCATATCCCCGCAGATTTAGCATTAGAAATTACTCAAAAAATTAGTATCCCTACTATTGGTATTGGTGCTGGTTCTGACTGTGACGGACAAGTTTTAGTCACTTCCGATTTACTCGGACTTTCTGAAAAACAGCCTCCATTCGCCAAAGTTTATACAAATTTACGCCAGACAATTACTCAAGCTGTAGGGGAGTTTAGTCAGGAAGTTAGAGAAGGGAAGTTTTAA
- a CDS encoding fatty acid desaturase: MDSNLSHFVTHINQIDLEQPRDEHFFALPTPISKWLITNLLKGKEDKNIFILLISINILLTSLPLAIGLYVLEGRVNSFLLSILGAAYLYFHLSTYARSFILALHYSTHTPIFKKKWKFLKHINISFLCNLFGIPPWIYYSHHIAMHHCENNTTPYDLSSTMPYQRDSKWHHFKYVLRFVVAIWVELPYILFLRKRYKLVLRCILGESLFFATISYLFTQSPIATFFVFILPLFIISFAMMQGNWKQHIFVDPEDPTNNYKSTFTCINTPTNSRNFNDGYHIEHHKNPSIPWYRLPEYFQANLHEYVENDAFIFSGIGSMEVGRLVLNNKLDILADYYLNIGQKQRTKIELVAEFQRRLKFIK; encoded by the coding sequence ATGGATTCAAATTTGAGTCACTTTGTTACTCACATAAATCAAATTGATTTAGAGCAACCGCGAGATGAACACTTTTTTGCGCTACCTACTCCAATTAGCAAGTGGCTAATTACAAATTTACTTAAAGGGAAAGAAGATAAGAATATCTTTATCTTACTGATATCGATAAATATTCTTTTGACAAGTCTACCTTTAGCTATTGGCTTGTACGTCTTAGAAGGTAGAGTAAATAGTTTTTTGCTTTCTATCCTTGGTGCAGCTTATTTATATTTCCACCTATCAACATATGCTAGGTCATTTATCTTAGCTCTCCATTACTCAACCCATACTCCAATTTTTAAGAAAAAATGGAAATTCTTAAAACATATAAATATCAGCTTTCTATGTAATTTATTTGGTATTCCACCTTGGATATATTACTCTCATCATATTGCAATGCACCATTGTGAAAATAACACAACTCCTTACGACCTTAGCTCTACAATGCCTTATCAAAGAGATTCAAAGTGGCACCATTTTAAGTATGTGCTGCGTTTTGTCGTGGCAATTTGGGTTGAATTGCCTTATATTCTTTTCCTCAGAAAACGTTATAAATTAGTGCTGCGATGTATCTTGGGTGAGTCGTTGTTTTTTGCTACTATCTCTTATCTTTTTACACAAAGTCCAATCGCCACTTTCTTTGTCTTTATCCTACCCTTGTTTATTATCTCTTTTGCTATGATGCAAGGTAATTGGAAACAGCATATCTTTGTAGATCCTGAAGACCCAACGAACAACTATAAATCAACTTTTACTTGTATCAACACCCCTACAAATTCACGTAACTTTAATGATGGTTATCATATTGAACATCATAAAAATCCTAGTATTCCTTGGTATCGTCTTCCTGAATATTTTCAAGCTAATCTTCACGAGTACGTTGAAAATGATGCGTTTATTTTTAGTGGAATTGGGTCGATGGAAGTGGGACGTTTGGTTCTCAATAACAAGTTAGATATACTAGCAGATTATTATCTCAATATTGGACAAAAACAACGAACTAAAATAGAGCTAGTTGCAGAATTTCAAAGACGGCTAAAATTTATTAAGTAA
- a CDS encoding ribulose bisphosphate carboxylase small subunit translates to MQTLPKERRYETLSYLPPLNDAQITRQIQYILDQGYFPAIEFNETSEPTEMYWTMWKLPLFNARSPQEVLAEVQGCRSQFPTCFIRVVGFDNVKQCQILSFIVHKPNQGGYRY, encoded by the coding sequence ATGCAAACTTTACCAAAAGAGCGTCGGTACGAAACCCTTTCTTACTTACCACCTTTAAATGACGCTCAAATTACTCGTCAAATTCAATATATTTTAGACCAGGGTTATTTTCCTGCAATTGAATTTAACGAAACTTCCGAGCCAACAGAAATGTATTGGACAATGTGGAAGTTACCTTTGTTCAATGCTAGAAGTCCCCAAGAAGTATTAGCTGAAGTTCAAGGTTGTCGTTCTCAGTTTCCTACCTGCTTCATTCGTGTAGTTGGTTTTGACAACGTTAAGCAATGTCAAATTCTTAGCTTCATCGTACATAAGCCAAACCAAGGTGGTTATAGATACTAA
- a CDS encoding aminoglycoside N(3)-acetyltransferase has product MAEAEAISKSQLPRTRKTLTQDLINAGLTPGITVIVHSSLSSLGWVCGGAVTVVQALIDVVTSSGTLVMPTHSNDYSDPELWQNPPVPTEWWQTIRDTMPAYDARITPTRNMGKIVEVFRTWENVLRSSHPNFSFAAWGNHAEDIIKNHSFNYSLGEESPLARLYDLNGYVLLLGTGYDTCTTFHLAEYRKGDIKTVNYAAPILEAGKRVWKTYLDIDFDTESFVDLGEAFEKTGCVKNSKVGSADTKFFAVRDAVDFGVDWLKANRK; this is encoded by the coding sequence ATGGCAGAAGCAGAAGCTATTTCTAAATCACAATTACCTCGAACTCGCAAGACTTTAACACAAGATTTAATCAATGCAGGTTTAACTCCAGGAATAACCGTAATTGTACATTCTTCTTTAAGTTCTTTGGGATGGGTTTGTGGTGGAGCGGTTACGGTAGTTCAAGCTTTGATAGATGTGGTTACGTCAAGTGGTACTTTGGTAATGCCCACTCATAGTAACGATTATTCAGATCCAGAACTTTGGCAAAATCCACCAGTTCCTACTGAATGGTGGCAGACAATTCGCGATACAATGCCAGCTTATGATGCAAGAATAACTCCTACAAGAAATATGGGGAAGATTGTCGAAGTTTTCCGAACTTGGGAAAATGTTTTACGAAGTTCTCATCCTAATTTTTCGTTTGCTGCTTGGGGGAATCATGCTGAAGATATTATCAAAAATCATTCCTTTAATTATTCTCTTGGGGAAGAATCACCTCTGGCTCGTCTTTACGATTTGAACGGTTACGTACTTTTATTAGGAACAGGATACGATACCTGTACAACTTTTCATTTAGCAGAATACAGAAAAGGCGATATTAAAACAGTAAATTATGCAGCCCCAATTTTAGAAGCGGGAAAAAGAGTTTGGAAAACTTATCTTGATATTGATTTTGATACGGAATCTTTTGTTGATTTAGGCGAAGCTTTTGAGAAAACTGGCTGTGTCAAAAATTCAAAAGTTGGTTCGGCAGATACAAAATTTTTTGCTGTTAGAGATGCTGTTGATTTTGGTGTAGATTGGTTGAAAGCCAACAGGAAGTGA